The Oryza brachyantha chromosome 7, ObraRS2, whole genome shotgun sequence genomic interval ATGAATCTTGATAGTTGCAATAACTTATTGCTATCGGTTTGAACCTTTTCCTGTAAAAGTGAAAAGGCATCGGAATGTTCGAAACTGAAAAGTGCTTAATTAGGGCAGTCCCAACCTGAAACTATATGTAGTTTCTATAGCATTAAATACCATGCCAGCTCACAGAAAATACTGATGTGGCACATGAGttaagaaagagagaaaagagaaatagTAGAAATCGTTTCCCATCTCAGAAACGATGTGCTCTCGTCAACCAAGGCTGATagaaacgatatattttgcGTTGGGCCTTCCTCAATCGTTTCCTCGGCTCTTCCCCCAACCACGTCTGGATCCCATGCGTATGTACGCCACTccatcgacgccgccgccacgctcgTCCACTCatctccccgcgcgcgccaaTTTtcttcccgcgcgcgccaAGCTCCTTGCCCCACACCGCGCGCTGCTGCTAGCTGCTCCTACTGCTTTACAAAAACCAGCAGGATTGAAGGCTCTTGCTGCTGGCAATCCTTCTGTGGCAACGAGCAAATATTTCAATCCCCTTCCGCCTCAACGTTGAAGATCAGGTTTGCCTCCTGAGCCCTAGCCCCAATCTGATTTCCCCATGAATCTGACCCCAACCCAGTCTGTCACAGTATGAGTGGATTGCGGAGGCCAAAGGCAACTCGTGGATCTGCTGCTCAAGCTACCAGTGCTAATGTCCCAGGCCAAAGGCAAAGGATGAAAGGAATGGTAAAAGGAAGTCATCAGAAGGTATTTCTGCAATAAATGAGAAGCTTGAAAAGTTTATTGAAGCAAGGCAGATGGCTACCATAGACCGTGAGAAGATGGCAGATTTGCAAGAAAGTTTGGCAAATAAGAAGTTAGAAACAGCCAAGCTTGCTCATAAAACAGCACGAGAGAAAACAAAGTGCAAAATGCTAGAGATGTACAAAGAATTGTTGTTTGCAAGTACCAGTCAATTAAGTGAAGAAGCCTTAGCTGAAAGAGAAAAGGCACTGGAGAGCATGCGGCTGAGTTTGTTTAACAAGGATGATTGAGGTatgtctcttttctttttttgttgcttcaATAGTCTGAATGTTGCTAGTATGAATACTGCTTGCTGCTAGTGCGAAAACTACTCTTTCATCTAGTGTGAACACTATTTTTGCTgccagaaattaattaatttgaacgCTGAGTAAGTCTCAACACAACCTGTAGTAGTCTAAACACTCCACTGCAGCAGTAGTCTGAACACAGCCTGCATTAGTATGAACACTCAATTGCAGTAGTCTAAGCACCACAccggtgtgtgtgtgtatatatatatgacaaccAAGTTGTTCCCTCTGCTCTCTGCATTCTTCCCTCTGCTCTCTACATTCTTCCCTTCTCATGATGTTGGATCCAAGTGATCTTGAATTGGATGACAGCGATGAGAGTCAAGATTTGTACAATCTGGATGATTATCTCATGGAGGAAGACATACTTGAAAATGTTGCAGATCAAATCATGGTTGATGTACTTGAAGATTTGGATGCTTTATATGGTCAACAAAGAAGATTCATATCAAGGAGATATGTTTACAGGGCTCGTGAAGAATCCAAACAACGGTTAATTAATGACTACTTTTCAGAGAATCCAGTGTACAATGAAACAATATTTCGTCGAAGGTTTAGGATGAGGAGGCCTTTATTCCTACGCATAGTTGATGCCCTTGGTGAGTGGTCTTCTTTTTTCACCTTGAGATTTGATGCTTTGAATCGGCCTGGCTTAATGCCTATTCAAAAGTGCACGGCGGCTATTCGTCAACTAGCAAATGGCAGCCCTGCAGATCAACTTGAtgagtatataaaaattggagAAAGTACGGCGGTAGAGTGCTTGAAGATGTTTGTTGAGGGTGTGGTTGAAGTATTTGGTGGTGAGTACTTACGGCATCCCACAACAGAAGATGTAGAGCACTTGATTCAACTTGGAGAACATCGTGGGTTTCCTGGCATGCTAGGGAGTATTGACTGCATGCACTGGCATTGGGAGAAATGTCCCTATGCATGGAAGGGGATGTATACTCGTGGTGACCATGGTGTTCCAACTATCATTCTAGAGGCAGTTGCTTCACATGATCGTTGGATATGGCATGCCTTCTTTGGTGTCGCTGGGTCCAACAATGATATTAACGTTCTTAATCAATCTAATTTGTTCACCGAGCAGCTAAGAGGAGAAGCTCCTAAGGTGCAATATAGTGTAAATGGAAGGGAATATAGCCAAGGATACTACCTAGCAGATGGTATATACCCTGAGTGGCCTGTTTTTGTTAAGTCAATACGCAAACCACAATCTGATAAACATAAGTTGTTTGCACAACACCAAGAAGGGGCAAGAAAGGATGTTGAATGTGCATTTGGAATATTGCAATCTCGCTTTAGCATTTTACGTCGACCAGCGCGTCTTTATGAACAAGGTGATCTCCAAAATGTGATGCTTGCATGTATCATCCTTCACAATATGATAATTGAGGATGAGAAGGGTATGGAAGAGATTCCTATCAATTTGAATGAGGAAGCAAGCACATCAACTGTACAGCCAGCTACAATCACGCATGGAGCTATCCCTGAGATAGCACAAGTACTAGAAAGAAACGCTATAATTCATGAtcgttttgcttataagcaactTCAGTTAGACTTGATTGAACATATTTGGAATAAGTTTGGGAATTCCAATTaggtactaaaattattttcttaaataatttgttgtgcattatttcattatagtttatacagaaaattgtttgtttagttcatgaaaaaataatataattgtttAACTCTTTTCATTATAGATGACTGCTTCTGGAGTTCTGTGTGGCACTTGGGAGGTGAATTGCATCACTGAAGTACAAGCACTGTGATAGATGAATGGATGATTACtgtctctctatatatatatgcattctcATTACCCAGCGAGAGAGAAAATGGATGATGGAAACatgttatttatatttatattttgtaatgccTATGAATATGGCTTATTTTGTTACCTGGTACTTATGATTTTCCTATTACTATGAATATGTTTGCTATAATTTATGGTGTTTGCTGGCAGGACCGTATGTGTGTGCTGCATATTGCTGTCTGAGTGATAGCCAGATAGGTGCAGGCCACATATTGTATACATGCAATCTGCACAGCTAATCCTGCTATTTGTTTGGCTTGTATTAAATTGTCCTCCATATAGGAACTGCTATAGAAGTTGTGGGTTGGGAGGGATGGTTTCTAAGTATAGTTAATTATCCTCTATGTCTCTTGGAAACTGTCCATGGAAACCATGGGTTGGGACTGCCCTTATCTCTCCCATTATTGAGGAATTGCTAATAATGAACGCCTATGCCTACTTCGATGTCACATCTATAACGAATAATACTGTCAGACaaaatataagtcattttGGACCTGAACATAAGGATGCATCAAATGACTTTATTGCCCTTAGTTGCTATAGCGTTGGGAAAATAAATCACTTTTTAATTGTGAGAGCTATTatatccatttcatattataagtctttcTGATCTCgtttaaatttgtatatatgctaatgaatttagaccaAACCTACGAagccttataatatgaaatggaggaagtatcatttatttattagagaCAAGTGAGTAAGAATTGTTGAAAATTTATCAATGCGAGTCCTGAGACGAATTATATTTGGTAAAGCATTCAGCTCCGAGGgagaatatataaaagagGAAATTACTCTCTACCGGACGCCCTGTGTGCCAAAAAATAATCAGACACCGCAGCGCAAACCCACCGATTACACTGTGTACACTGTAGAATCTTTATGCCGTATGCGCATGTACGCAGATACATCGTTCactaaggatgtgtttggttcatagacgaggtgggttgggttggctCTATCTCTAGACTGTAGGATgagttggttctatttttctgtttggttggaagGATAAGTTGAcacctgttttttgtttggtggaaaggatgagatgggatgggttgaacctgtttttttgtttggttgaaggaATGCGATGGGATAAAGGTTACCTCTcgtatctaaaataaaatattaaatactaggattaatatatgaataacctaaatgtatatttgtacaactaatatattttaaataaaattaataaataaaatgatcatCCCTATGTACGTCGTGGTCGTTCTGGGATGGATCCATCCCACCGTTTtagtgggatgggttggacctggATCTGGGAGAAATATTACTCTCCTGGGTCCAACCCATTCCACCtatccaccaaccaaacagggcCAGTAATGGGTTGGCTCTGTTCCAACCTATCCCATCCCTGAAACCAAACATATCCTAAGTCTAAACAATATTTGTTCGCAACTACTTATCCAAAATATGATCGGATTTGACCATTGTGTTCATTGAAATTAACTCATTATATCCAGATCCCACAAAATTATattgtaataaaataaaattatatgtttcttTGTGTTGGATTGAGATGTTATACTAAAGCCACGTTTGGCTGTGGGTAATTCATCCGGTACGAAAATGTAGCAATAGAttactacatgattaatttattattagatataaaaaatagattaatatggttttttaaaagcatgttttctatataaatttttcagaaaaaacacaccgttagcagtttggaaagcgcGCGTTCGAAAAAGGAGGGAATCTAGGGTTAGTTAGAAGGGAAACAAACAGGGCTAAGTAGTTTGATGTTGTTACGTACCTAccagagaggaggaagagctaGATCTAAAGCTACACTCTTTTAGCGATTTTTCTATTGTTTCCTTGTGTTAATCCAAAATGTTGCAGTGGCTTTTTTTGATGTTtcttatatgttttcttttcatgaaCAACACTCTTTCTAATAGATACAAACGGAAAGTTTCATAgtagaaaatgaaaatgtttggAAGTGTGTTCATGATTTTAATAAGCGCAATACTATGTAATCAacaatgaaattttttatatgtgatgAACTTTGTCTCACGTTGATAATATTTGTGGTTAGCTGTTTTTCCTAATCAACTAAAACATGACTAACTATGGACTATGAGGGGAATGGTTTGCAAGCGATGCTCATGttaattaaggaccagttcacATGAAACCCTCTTGAGACATCCGTACTTACCGCATGCCAGCGTGGACAACGACTTTACTTAGACATATAGCTCATTCTTCTCCTAGGCACCAGCCAAGGGTGAAAGTGAATGAGTTGGGTCGGTCCGAGGATGGATTGACCGACTATTGGATCTGCCGGGGCACAACGGAGTAGTTGTGCCAACCCCGGTTAGAGTTTGGGAGATTCAACCTCAGAGTGATGTGGATGGTTAGGAGCGGGTTATGTGAATGGTTTGTCACAGCCTCTTCATTCGATGTCATGGAGCTATGTCTTGTGCGtaaagttatacaactttgatcagagtaaaactatttaaacAGCCGCGCCTGTAGTTTTTGAGCGATAGAAAGAGATTCATTGTGATTAGTTTCAttgttttcataattaaatGAATATGGTAAAACTTGTTGAGATAGTTGAGCTAGTATCATGTGGTTTAGTATGGTATTAGTGGGAGCACTACTAGTGTGTGGTTTAGCACGCTATTAGTGTTGGGCCTGATGTCGTGTGGCTTAATACTGACTTGTTGATTAAtactattatttaattactgtttatttatctacttattttgttttgctttgtttaactattgtttttttgcaaaagtggACCTTAGTGGTTATTCCTTGTACACCCTTATGCATTCCTCTTGCATTTGTTGGTGTGTTGTTATGTACGGTGGTTGTACGTAACCTTGCGTTTTTCCCTTTTCGTTATAAGATGAAGCTGTGTCAGACGAGGAGTTGTTTGAAGATTTGGCAAGTCTCTACGCTAAGTGCGGCTTGTGGGGCCGTGTCGTTGCCATCGTTTCTTAGAAAAGagtcattagtttttttttcgctGCGGTATTAAGACtgtttatttgatttgtttattaAGACAATGGATCTATACTGAATTGTTATTATGTACTTTGAGTGGTCCTAGACCAAGAATGAATGCATACTATTACTTtaaaattggtgtaaatttctaagAATGGAAAGTTGGTAATAGAGTTGACCTTATTTTTAGGACATGCCAATGCAACCCATAAGGAGTCTTTCCCCTTTCATGTGCATGTTTGCATTGtgaaaatgtttttgaatCTTTTGGGTAAAGAAAAGTGGGATGGTTCTCATGGTTTGagaatttcaaaaaattcgttttCTTTTGAGTTCAAAATTCTGTTGGAAAAATTGAGTTAAGTTTTTGTATTGATTTGGGTTCTTCTTATGGGCAAGTCAGGTCAAGGGAATAGGATAGAGTCTAGCTCTCCGATGCATGGGGATTTCTATTTGTAGTTTTTATAGCTAAGCTGTTTTTGGCATCATCTTTGCCTCGTTCATGAAAAAGTTTTCTTCAATAAAAAGTCTGGTTCTTTCAAGTGTTCTTTTCCCCATTTCTTTGTGTCTCTTACCATTCGGTTATAcctttccttccttttgtttAGATGCCTCCAAGCAATAGTCGCGGTAATGACATCTGCGGGTTTGTGTATGAGCTGACACTCATGACACCATTCGGGTTTGAGTATGCACCAGAGTATATGTCAGTTCCTCCTCTCGCGGGAGAGCTAACCCACACTAGCATAGGATAGCCTAAAGACACATTTATGACGGATGGGCAACTGGTCAGCGATGAGTGGTCAGTGATAAGAAAAAGCATCTGTGATGGGCCAACGCCTGTCACCGATGGAAGCATCTCTGACGGTTCCAAACATTAGCCCGTCACTGATTAGGCCTacggcccgtcagagatataCCATTCATGACGGACCAAAATGTTAGCCTGTCACCGATTAGGCCTACAGCCCGTCAGAGATCTATCATCCGTGACGTGCTGTAAGtttggcccgtcacggatgctACATCCGTGACGTGCTAGAGTTACTGCCCATCAAATATATGACATCGTTGACGTTCTTGGagttatggcccgtcacggataGCAATATaggggaaaaaataatttaaaaattggcTAGCCTCACGATTGTGCTAGCCATCCCTTTGCACAAAAGAACAAATGCAGTATATGTACACgcatatatattctatatacGCGCTTGGAGTTATTTGGCTAGCTACCAAATTATGGTTAGTGTTATATTAATTTGGATCACTAGAAATCACAAATCTCAAGATCTGGATTCTTCACCTGCATTATGAGATTCTTCATATGGTCACACACGTGAAAACCGCAAGTTTCACCACCTTGTTGTTCGATTGGGAAGTCTAGGTGGTGATATAGTTTTGCTTCCCTTGTATTATGCTTGCCAACCTTTAGtcatatatttctaaataaatatatttactaaatcaaaatatttctctAAATCAATCTATTGAGTAAATCAATATATTTCTAAGTCAATCTATTCACTAAATCAATACATTTCTAAATCAATCTATTCACTAAATCAATACATTTCTAAATCAATATATTTGCCGGCCAGTCAGGAAGCAAGGAAATAGACGGTGGACGGCGAGGCTACTTACTCTTGCAATTGCTGACCGACGACATCTGGACCGGTGGCCGCTGGACGTCGAGCTTCAGGAAATAGACGACGGACGcgtcgggggggggggggggggggcgggtgCGGTTGATGCTGAGCCCGAGCGCTGCCGGGTCGGCGTTGAGTGCGACGCTGTTAACGCTAGATTTTTGCAAATAGTCGTTACAAGTTGAAACACGGTTGAAGACCGAATTGGATAAGAAGGCTTGAATCGGCTAAAGGGAGGAAACTGGGTGCGTTGCGtttgcagccgatagagtccggATCAGACAGGAGTAGGAGTCCAATTGTGCCCAGAGTTTGGAAATAGGTTCGGTATTTAATTGAGTTcgtctagattaattaggatttatcttgaagtttgtttagaGTTCTGtcatttaattagagtccggaTGATGTAAAAGTAGTTAGTATCGaattcttatccggttaggttagttatttcccagggctataaatatagatgcccggggtccttgtaaattatctctagatcaattcaacttggtgcatcgcctcaaatcttcgacttgcttgagctttcggcgctGGGTTTGTCAGcctcgcaatgtaagttctagttcgtCAAAACTCGAcagaactatctcggttaagtccgttCTTCTGCTTAGTTGATCGGCGGGTTGGGTTCTATcattattttaatctattttagctTAAGGTAATGGcggttctcgatcaagtcctcgtaAGCTTTTTTGTCTGATCTGTTTGCATGGGTTTTGCTGATCTAGTTctatctcggttcggtccgatcaattaGGTTTGATAAGTTCACGTTATTAGATTGGATTGGCGGCTTGCGAGGGCTTATGgctggagttttagccagcAGTATCTTGAGTAATTCATTGATTAGTTGGTTAAACCCGttgatcttcatatttctgtGGTTATATCGTGCTAGACTGCATactatctcggttaggtctgctTTATGTCCGTAGAAGTATGTCCCATCGGCTAAGATTAATAAATTAGTTGGTGGATTACGCTGCTTAGCTATCTCGTTATGTGcatgctataatatttatcttatgTCATGCGTTGCTAtgtttagatctgtactgtctccattaggttcgatcttctagatttGGATTGGGCACGTATGTTATTAgtgtttattgttttatactaGTAATTAGTGTAGCATTCCAGTTCACGTATAATTACATGCTTAGTCCTGTGTCGACTGATAAGTTTACGTGCGATAAATATTGGAGTGGTTCGATCGGCCGGTTAATCTTAAGATTGTCCTTGTTAAGTCTGATCATTTAAGATTAACCTGCTGGTTGTCTTATTCAGTCTTTATCTTACTTCTGATTTGgccgattgggcatatttataactgttataacaaaattcctgtaaagccgatcatTTAGTCTATTGGCTAAGGTACTGGAACAGTATCGGCTGTTCGGTCGATAGCGATTTtggggttaactgttttccatgttatatcttgtcagttacaggatcaaactaactagCACAcctagtatttctaagaattaggtcctgcactggaatggtataagattgattcccaggcctacgtgtgtgatcgttcattgttattttcagcgtcaacacattttgGCACGCCTAGTGGGACTCGTGTCAAGAACCCAGCTCAACCACAGGTCAGTCGAGCGCACATCAGGACAAGACAACAGCAATGGCCGCAAAGGAAGTCAGCGCGGAAAACATTCTCCCTATTACCTGGGAGAGTCTCACTGACGAACAACGAGCCCTGGTGCAGCGCCACATGGACAAATTCCAGAAGGTATGCCTTGAGTCCTTCAGCATCACTCGGGGCCGTCTGGTGCAGAAATCTCAGCTTCTGACGCCAAGTTCAGAGCGTCGGAAAGGAGGTGACGCAGGGAAAGGTAGCGACCCTCCCCTGGAGAACCAGCCGAATCTACAGGACATGGTAGATTCGGCAGAACACCACGCCCTCATCAACCAATCGGGGGTACTCGTAAATACCCTGTCGGGATTGATTCGGCAGGTGGCCGATGGAGCTCTCGATGGGGGAATCACATCAAAGGGGGCCTAGATATTTCCCAGATGGGGAAAGACCTAAGTATCGGCAGTACAGGGATGAAAGAGATCTGAGAGAGGAAGAGTCGATACCGCACAATCCCCGCGTGCACTTGAAGTAGATCCCAGAGAGGCCGAGGCAACCTTACCAGGAGAGGACTCCACCAAGGAATGATCGGCACGCTGATCCGTACTATCGGGACAACCAATAGTGCCaactagg includes:
- the LOC102716983 gene encoding putative nuclease HARBI1, translating into MLDPSDLELDDSDESQDLYNLDDYLMEEDILENVADQIMVDVLEDLDALYGQQRRFISRRYVYRAREESKQRLINDYFSENPVYNETIFRRRFRMRRPLFLRIVDALGEWSSFFTLRFDALNRPGLMPIQKCTAAIRQLANGSPADQLDEYIKIGESTAVECLKMFVEGVVEVFGGEYLRHPTTEDVEHLIQLGEHRGFPGMLGSIDCMHWHWEKCPYAWKGMYTRGDHGVPTIILEAVASHDRWIWHAFFGVAGSNNDINVLNQSNLFTEQLRGEAPKVQYSVNGREYSQGYYLADGIYPEWPVFVKSIRKPQSDKHKLFAQHQEGARKDVECAFGILQSRFSILRRPARLYEQGDLQNVMLACIILHNMIIEDEKASYNHAWSYP